The Vicia villosa cultivar HV-30 ecotype Madison, WI linkage group LG1, Vvil1.0, whole genome shotgun sequence genome includes a region encoding these proteins:
- the LOC131644962 gene encoding pentatricopeptide repeat-containing protein At4g21705, mitochondrial-like, which yields MNWKLLRTIAMDIRTRNRSYYTSRTKKPSLYSKISPLGTPTTSVIPQLDDWIFNGNKITVGELQRIVRDLRKRSRFTQALQVSEWMNKNGVCIFSPVEHAVHLDLIGKVHGFVSAETYFDSLKEQDRNEKTYGALLNCYVRQRDVDKSLSHLKKMKELGFATSPLTYNNIMCLYTNIGRHENVAGVLSEMKENRVLPDNFSYRICINSYGVRSDIEGMKMILKEMENQPHIVMDWNTYSVVANFYIKADLSKEAIDALRKCEARLEDKDGEGYNHLISLYARLGKKIEVLRLWEMEKNACKRCINRDFITMLESLVKLEEFDEAEKILKEWESSGNCYDLGVPNVVIVGYSEKDFPERAEAILEGLHNKGKATNPNSWTLVASRYLHKGEMEKAFGCLKIAISLYSENKKWKPNPRVIADLYSWIGDNACVEDAEALVSLLQNVQKNIHMYHALMKAYVRADKEVDGVLDRMKNDNIKETKKTIEIINMRKAENL from the exons ATGAACTGGAAACTCCTTCGCACCATTGCAATGGACATCAGAACCAGAAACAGATCATACTACACAAGCAGGACCAAGAAACCCAGCCTCTACTCCAAAATCAGCCCCCTCGGAACCCCAACCACAAGCGTCATCCCTCAGCTCGACGATTGGATCTTCAATGGCAACAAAATCACTGTCGGCGAGCTTCAGCGCATCGTTCGTGACCTCCGCAAGCGTAGCAGGTTCACTCAAGCTCTCCAG GTATCTGAGTGGATGAATAAGAATGGTGTGTGCATATTCTCCCCAGTTGAACATGCTGTGCATTTGGATCTTATTGGCAAGGTTCATGGGTTTGTTTCTGCAGAAACCTATTTTGATAGCTTGAAGGAACAAGACAGGAATGAGAAGACATATGGTGCTCTTTTGAATTGTTATGTACGTCAGCGCGACGTCGATAAGTCTCTAtctcatttgaagaaaatgaaggagTTGGGGTTCGCTACGTCGCCTTTAACGTACAATAATATTATGTGTTTATACACGAATATCGGACGGCATGAGAATGTTGCTGGTGTGTTGTCTGAGATGAAGGAGAATCGTGTTTTACCAGATAACTTTAGTTATAGGATTTGTATAAATTCTTATGGTGTGAGGTCTGATATCGAAGGAATGAAGATGATATTGAAAGAGATGGAGAATCAACCGCACATTGTGATGGATTGGAATACTTATTCTGTTGTGGCGAATTTCTATATAAAAGCTGACCTTTCAAAAGAGGCAATTGATGCGTTAAGGAAATGCGAGGCGAGGTTGGAGGATAAAGATGGAGAGGGTTACAACCATCTTATCTCTCTTTACGCTCGTCTAGGTAAAAAGATTGAGGTTTTAAGGTTATGGGAGATGGAGAAAAATGCTTGCAAGAGGTGTATAAACAGGGATTTTATAACCATGTTAGAATCTCTGGTAAAGCTCGAGGAGTTTGATGAAGCTGAGAAGATACTCAAGGAATGGGAATCCTCTGGTAACTGTTATGATTTGGGAGTTCCTAATGTGGTAATTGTTGGGTACTCTGAAAAAGATTTTCCTGAGAGAGCAGAAGCCATACTTGAAGGTTTACATAACAAGGGAAAGGCCACTAACCCAAACTCTTGGACTCTAGTCGCAAGTCGATACTTGCATAAGGGTGAGATGGAGAAAGCATTTGGGTGCTTGAAAATTGCCATTTCTTTGTATTCGGAAAATAAGAAATGGAAGCCTAACCCTAGGGTGATTGCGGATCTATATAGTTGGATTGGTGATAATGCTTGTGTTGAAGATGCAGAAGCTTTGGTGAGCTTATTGCAAAATGTCCAAAAGAATATACACATGTATCATGCCCTGATGAAGGCTTATGTACGAGCTGATAAAGAAGTTGATGGGGTATTGGACCGCATGAAAAACGATAACATTAAGGAAACCAAAAAAACTATAGAAATTATCAACATGAGGAAGGCGGAAAATTTGTAA
- the LOC131644963 gene encoding stress-related protein-like: MAAEAQSDSQPQQQLAEENVNNNQDVQQLKYLQFVQFATIHALMRCAILYSYAKERSGPLKTGVDTVEEAVKTVVGPVYDKFHLVPVELLKYVDRKVDESVSELDRHVPTNVKKVSTQARSVVTEVRRAGVVESASGLAKTVYSKYEPKAEECAVSAWRRLNQLPLFPQVANAVLPKAAYCSEKYNEAVVLGAEKGYRVSAYLPLVPTEKIAKVFA; the protein is encoded by the exons ATGGCTGCCGAAGCTCAATCCGATTCTCAACCTCAACAACAACTG gcTGAGGAGAACGTTAACAACAATCAAGATGTGCAACAACTGAAGTATCTTCAATTCGTGCAATTCGCAACAATCCACGCCTTGATGCGATGCGCGATCCTCTATTCCTACGCAAAAGAACGCTCCGGACCACTCAAAACCGGCGTCGACACCGTTGAAGAAGCCGTCAAGACCGTCGTCGGTCCAGTCTACGACAAATTCCACCTAGTCCCCGTGGAGCTCCTCAAGTACGTCGATCGCAAGGTCGATGAATCCGTTTCTGAACTAGATCGTCATGTTCCTACCAACGTCAAGAAGGTTTCAACTCAAGCTAGATCTGTTGTGACCGAAGTCCGCCGCGCCGGAGTTGTTGAATCGGCGTCTGGATTGGCGAAAACTGTTTACTCGAAGTATGAGCCAAAGGCGGAAGAGTGCGCTGTCTCGGCGTGGAGGAGGTTGAATCAGCTTCCGCTTTTTCCTCAGGTGGCGAATGCGGTGTTGCCGAAAGCGGCTTATTGTAGTGAGAAGTATAATGAGGCTGTGGTTTTGGGTGCGGAGAAAGGTTATAGAGTTTCTGCTTATCTTCCGTTGGTTCCTACTGAGAAGATTGCTAAGGTGTTTGCTTGA